A genomic region of Spirochaetota bacterium contains the following coding sequences:
- a CDS encoding glycosyltransferase, with protein MDSRTSSLSSLSRFRIQDEHLIVDDIVKAELKTAFGENRCFAFTPDPDLVTRLKSGDPVAIYRELFLGMRNRIFDDVSKDDGTVKTRLLSDTRLSSRLMGALTFIHRALGEGSFTSLPARRFVIVKERHGSPTILHVSPETTVLAHVGQGPEWQETPSVYLGLNLFDALGYELKRGGRELYGAFLSLLAVEERAIETGYSHITVFPPEVSRSFVTLLDEVIRGFTRAELEYEEAPVEKAVRKFTARDRQKYLKLLNARVPGDELNFLHDECVKAMDGIERLARTFKRAGDRKSLRELMRILVAAAGHDLHEVRDRANVVLERIFAPKEFDAPLSARFATVNAGSIHWFSFDLPRDKAEYYLRIYRNTSVDGISVEKDIAWEECALTFDPSYNRFVGAWAFAEYGHYDYLVCRRSRRKHDWVARADTSGRVNVIPDVRGQIILEIFTDIHGHTKAYWMDPQGRTGLLYNENGEVIRLGRFSDVTAHLDDLADRYRITAIYLLGVQRRGSNSEDWAPEASSPSPFSPMSLVEIEPSLGGEADFLDLVRAAHARDLKIIVDIVPHLNRRATELPVECVAQCYDGSGNLVERASTDGRYGSWNDGRLYNYRMLQVWDWLAESILALIEKYDIDGIRFDSAHAVPIVMKRNNYLYVYDRARSDEEMVEGRIIVNEREDGHFITTGYYDCACRDVIAIPIHYYMMLRIERALMEKGKTYFLNIAECYWGHERFLTRVGIIPYNSALFKVCENIIHGKTDVREIYHIYDNYFPAALPPGTELLGILGNHDERRALNTFGHRGLRAAVGITTFMNNIIMDYEGSAEGEGWKVFLDNIFVNWNSFEYASHRSLDRFYREWYSFHRENRGRGYLVWANNTMVAASAKFTDTGIFLGVFNFADSTQHASIQFDNPALPIPDSAYYRVEDIIYSQVTGHYSYYKGRELKSARINTIVSYTDRVKLLRLRAVDNPEDYYADFLRDSFFRLCAISGLELFSSNFAFNELCAHASHFEEFAGYVSEHLVPLFWDRNRYELEIGIKRALFHMVEDGYLSAAGATGFIAEFARHGDDKLRALGASLESHNRRDPMVFLSAEADPFSKSGGLANVVYELPRELVKMGEEVYVITGFYRSGDEKAVARMQDAVKKYDIRYTGVNVRFRIMGAEYEVGVSRGTVDGIGYFLLDHYEFFDGLYWGITSEEKLRRRIAFARACAEVICTFGLRPLFTFTNDAYAGLFNGIVRSDHVYRENPNFFRTTFLHIIHNGGWQYFDSYHRWERGFDLFGLFNLPSWRAAEFSDPVHGDRLNCMSAGIRFADRTITVSPSYAVQIEYASDGLEHILHDVIGISNAIGRDFKERIGANFASSRFIERNEGKLLETIRGNTALEEKIAQRCPELLKPGGIDSITNADRLWMARRLRNKLILQMERGLAVDPDCMLFCMIHRITEQKGFQLLLESSKGLFDTLGLQAIIGGAVSSGDRRGEDLAHGLYLLSQIYPDSVNVSFGFQDISVPLLSSDIFGMPSMNEPGGISQIEAFSAGCLVVARATGGLRDTVVPVRVREDEVEGNGFLFSDFTSSAFYDAMARANEFMTGMSAEIVHRARMNAENSVYYWDRPARKYIEQIYRIKEIIREM; from the coding sequence GTGGACAGCAGGACGTCATCCCTTAGCAGTCTCAGCCGATTCCGCATCCAGGACGAGCACCTCATCGTCGACGACATCGTCAAGGCGGAGCTGAAAACCGCATTCGGGGAAAACCGGTGTTTCGCGTTCACCCCCGATCCCGATCTCGTGACGCGCCTGAAATCCGGAGACCCGGTCGCCATATACCGCGAGCTTTTCCTGGGAATGAGAAACCGCATCTTCGACGACGTGTCGAAGGACGACGGCACGGTCAAGACCCGCCTGCTGTCCGATACGCGTCTTTCGAGCCGCCTCATGGGGGCGCTCACCTTCATCCACCGTGCCCTGGGCGAGGGAAGCTTCACCTCCCTGCCCGCGCGCCGCTTCGTCATCGTGAAGGAACGCCACGGCTCGCCCACGATACTGCACGTATCGCCGGAGACCACCGTGCTCGCCCACGTGGGACAGGGTCCCGAATGGCAGGAAACCCCGTCCGTCTACCTGGGCCTCAACCTCTTCGACGCGCTGGGCTACGAATTGAAGCGCGGCGGACGCGAGCTCTACGGCGCGTTCCTGAGCCTGCTCGCCGTGGAAGAGCGCGCGATCGAGACCGGCTACTCGCACATCACCGTGTTCCCGCCCGAGGTATCGCGCTCGTTCGTCACGCTCCTGGACGAGGTCATCCGCGGCTTCACCCGCGCCGAGCTCGAGTACGAGGAGGCGCCGGTTGAGAAGGCCGTGCGCAAGTTCACCGCGCGCGACCGCCAGAAATACCTGAAGCTCCTGAACGCGCGAGTCCCCGGGGACGAGCTCAACTTCCTGCACGACGAGTGCGTGAAGGCGATGGACGGCATCGAGCGCCTCGCCCGCACCTTCAAACGCGCGGGCGACCGCAAGAGCCTGCGCGAGCTCATGCGCATACTGGTTGCCGCGGCGGGACACGACCTGCACGAGGTGCGTGACCGCGCGAACGTGGTGCTCGAGCGCATCTTCGCCCCCAAGGAGTTCGACGCGCCGCTTTCCGCGCGCTTCGCCACCGTGAACGCGGGCTCCATCCATTGGTTCAGCTTCGACCTGCCCCGCGACAAAGCCGAATACTACCTGAGGATTTATCGGAACACCTCCGTGGACGGCATCTCGGTCGAAAAGGACATCGCCTGGGAGGAGTGCGCGCTCACCTTCGACCCGAGCTACAACCGCTTCGTGGGCGCGTGGGCGTTCGCCGAGTACGGCCACTACGATTACCTCGTGTGCCGCCGCAGCCGCAGGAAACACGACTGGGTCGCCCGCGCCGACACAAGCGGGCGCGTGAACGTCATTCCCGACGTGCGCGGCCAGATCATACTCGAGATATTCACCGATATTCACGGCCACACCAAGGCGTACTGGATGGACCCACAGGGACGCACCGGCCTCCTATACAACGAGAACGGGGAGGTCATTCGACTGGGCCGGTTCTCGGACGTCACCGCGCACCTGGACGACCTGGCGGACCGATATCGCATAACGGCAATCTATCTCCTGGGCGTCCAGCGGCGCGGATCCAACAGCGAGGACTGGGCGCCCGAGGCAAGCTCCCCGTCCCCCTTCTCGCCCATGAGCCTCGTGGAGATAGAGCCCTCGCTCGGGGGCGAGGCCGATTTCCTGGACCTCGTCCGCGCGGCGCACGCACGCGATTTGAAGATCATCGTCGATATCGTGCCGCACCTTAACCGCCGCGCGACGGAGCTCCCCGTGGAATGCGTGGCGCAATGCTACGACGGGTCGGGAAACCTCGTGGAGCGCGCCTCCACCGACGGACGGTACGGGAGCTGGAACGACGGGCGCCTGTACAACTACCGCATGCTCCAGGTCTGGGACTGGCTCGCCGAATCCATTCTCGCGCTCATCGAAAAATACGACATCGACGGCATACGGTTCGACTCCGCGCACGCGGTCCCCATCGTCATGAAGCGCAACAACTACCTCTACGTATACGACCGCGCGCGCTCCGATGAGGAAATGGTCGAGGGCCGCATCATCGTGAACGAGCGCGAGGACGGCCACTTCATCACGACCGGGTACTATGACTGCGCCTGCCGCGACGTGATCGCCATTCCCATCCACTACTACATGATGCTGCGCATCGAACGCGCGCTCATGGAGAAGGGGAAGACCTACTTTCTCAACATCGCGGAATGCTACTGGGGTCACGAGCGCTTTCTCACGCGCGTCGGGATCATTCCCTACAATTCGGCGCTGTTCAAGGTGTGCGAGAACATCATCCATGGCAAGACCGACGTCCGCGAGATATACCATATCTACGACAACTATTTCCCGGCCGCGCTCCCGCCGGGCACCGAGCTCCTGGGAATACTCGGGAACCACGACGAACGCCGGGCGCTCAATACCTTTGGCCACAGGGGGCTCCGTGCGGCCGTGGGAATCACCACGTTCATGAACAACATCATCATGGACTACGAGGGAAGCGCCGAGGGCGAGGGATGGAAGGTGTTCCTGGACAACATCTTTGTAAACTGGAACTCCTTCGAGTATGCCTCCCACAGGAGCCTTGACCGGTTCTACCGGGAATGGTATTCCTTCCACCGGGAAAACAGGGGCAGGGGTTACCTCGTGTGGGCGAACAACACCATGGTGGCCGCCTCGGCGAAATTCACCGATACCGGGATATTCCTTGGCGTGTTCAACTTCGCGGACTCGACCCAGCACGCCTCGATCCAGTTCGACAACCCCGCGCTTCCCATTCCCGACAGCGCCTACTACCGTGTGGAAGACATAATCTATTCGCAGGTCACCGGGCACTACAGCTATTACAAGGGCCGGGAGCTCAAGAGCGCCCGCATCAACACCATTGTCTCCTACACCGATCGCGTAAAGCTCCTCCGGCTGCGCGCCGTCGATAATCCCGAGGACTATTACGCCGACTTCCTGCGCGACTCGTTCTTCCGCCTTTGTGCGATATCGGGCCTGGAGCTTTTCTCCTCGAATTTCGCGTTCAACGAGCTTTGCGCGCACGCGTCCCACTTCGAGGAGTTCGCGGGGTACGTGAGCGAGCATCTCGTTCCGCTTTTCTGGGACCGGAACCGGTACGAGCTCGAGATCGGGATCAAGCGCGCGCTTTTTCACATGGTGGAGGACGGGTACCTTTCCGCCGCCGGCGCGACGGGATTCATCGCGGAGTTCGCGCGGCATGGCGACGACAAGCTGCGCGCGCTGGGCGCCTCGCTCGAGAGTCACAACCGCCGCGACCCCATGGTGTTCCTCTCGGCGGAGGCCGACCCCTTCTCCAAGAGCGGGGGCCTCGCGAATGTCGTGTACGAGCTTCCGCGCGAGCTCGTCAAGATGGGCGAGGAAGTCTACGTGATCACCGGCTTTTACCGCAGCGGCGACGAGAAGGCGGTGGCCCGCATGCAGGACGCCGTCAAGAAATACGATATCCGCTACACCGGAGTGAATGTCCGGTTTCGGATCATGGGCGCGGAGTACGAGGTGGGCGTGAGCAGGGGGACCGTGGACGGCATCGGTTACTTCCTCCTGGACCACTACGAGTTTTTCGACGGGCTCTACTGGGGAATAACCTCGGAGGAAAAGCTCCGCAGGCGCATCGCCTTCGCGCGCGCATGCGCGGAGGTTATCTGCACCTTCGGCCTAAGGCCCCTGTTCACCTTCACGAACGACGCGTACGCGGGCCTGTTCAACGGCATCGTGCGCAGCGACCATGTCTACCGGGAGAACCCGAATTTCTTCCGCACGACCTTCCTGCACATCATCCATAACGGCGGGTGGCAGTATTTCGATTCCTATCACCGGTGGGAGCGCGGCTTCGACCTGTTCGGCCTGTTCAACCTGCCCTCGTGGCGCGCCGCGGAATTCTCCGATCCCGTGCACGGTGACCGCCTTAACTGCATGTCGGCGGGAATCCGCTTCGCGGACCGCACGATCACCGTGAGCCCCAGCTACGCCGTCCAGATCGAGTACGCCTCGGACGGGCTGGAGCACATCCTCCACGATGTCATCGGCATCAGTAACGCCATAGGCCGGGACTTCAAGGAGCGTATCGGCGCCAACTTCGCCTCTTCGCGATTCATCGAAAGAAACGAGGGAAAACTTCTCGAAACGATTCGCGGCAACACGGCCCTTGAGGAGAAGATCGCGCAACGGTGCCCGGAACTGCTCAAGCCCGGCGGGATCGATTCAATAACGAACGCCGACCGGCTCTGGATGGCGCGCAGGCTCCGCAACAAGCTCATCCTCCAGATGGAACGGGGCCTTGCGGTCGACCCGGACTGCATGCTCTTCTGCATGATTCACCGGATCACGGAGCAGAAGGGATTTCAGCTTCTTCTCGAATCGTCTAAGGGCCTTTTCGATACGCTGGGCCTGCAGGCAATTATCGGGGGGGCCGTGTCTTCAGGGGACCGCCGCGGCGAGGACCTGGCGCACGGGCTTTACCTGCTCAGTCAGATCTACCCGGACTCGGTCAACGTGTCGTTCGGTTTCCAGGACATAAGCGTTCCGCTGCTCTCTTCCGATATTTTCGGCATGCCTTCCATGAACGAGCCGGGAGGCATTTCCCAGATCGAAGCCTTTTCGGCGGGCTGCCTGGTAGTGGCCCGCGCCACGGGCGGACTGCGCGATACCGTGGTTCCCGTCAGGGTGCGCGAGGACGAGGTCGAGGGCAATGGCTTCCTGTTCTCGGACTTCACCTCATCCGCGTTTTACGACGCGATGGCGCGCGCGAACGAATTCATGACCGGCATGTCCGCGGAGATCGTGCACCGGGCGCGCATGAACGCGGAAAATTCCGTCTATTACTGGGACCGTCCCGCGCGAAAATACATCGAGCAGATTTACCGCATCAAGGAGATTATCAGGGAAATGTAG
- a CDS encoding WD40 repeat domain-containing protein, whose translation MIIRRRGIFTVTLASLCVAALVVGCASQRKAPVASEKLGALEAKAKQRNPNEPPDYAMLRIGTEMHTTRINRIAIDAMNRYVATASNDKTVKVWEIATGKLVTTLRPPIGEGNEGKIYAVAITPDGSTIACTGWTGWDWNRNASIYFFNTQSGALLHKLDGFPGVIFNLVYSRDGSHLAVCLEGSYGMRVYRTAGFELVGSDSGYGAQSNGGDFDARGRLVTTSYDGSLRLYDEKFDLIKKISTKSSKDPSRVAFSPDGSLIAVGFDRQPKVDVYSGEDLEYQYSPDTEGAKWGLFSVGWSIDGATLYAGGSYDNNGVVPLLKWAYAGKGPKQELAASSDSIQQILPLANGNVLFCTSEPSWGVFNPWDQRVMYVSPPISNFRFKDTRFSVSRDGSMVLFGLTYNQKEKALFSLRDRALTPAPVVIPDDLERPRESSESIKIINWKHNLAPSVNGATISLDRNEASRSVAVQSDGSGFLLGADWYLRYFDASGNPVWKVPAPGVAWDVNLSDDGRFAIAAFGDGTIRWFRVSDGSELLALFPHSDGRRWVVWTPRGYFDASDKGDELIGWHINQGMDREALYFPAFAFADELRRPEIIDEVLRSADTDDTVTARLQVNYPDVSELIPGIMGMIEKNKAAGEKNAAQVASVHQVHARNNQVIIASGKIGESLKIGDRVYVMLGDTRVTLEVIFPMQTVAKCMAVGQDVMYLRLLTPGMPVFK comes from the coding sequence ATGATCATTCGGAGAAGGGGAATTTTTACGGTTACACTTGCCTCCCTGTGTGTCGCGGCGCTCGTCGTCGGGTGCGCATCGCAGCGCAAGGCTCCCGTCGCATCGGAAAAGCTCGGTGCGCTCGAGGCGAAGGCGAAGCAGAGAAACCCGAACGAGCCCCCGGATTATGCGATGCTGCGCATCGGCACCGAGATGCACACCACCAGGATTAACAGGATCGCGATCGATGCCATGAACCGTTACGTGGCGACCGCCTCGAACGACAAGACGGTGAAGGTGTGGGAGATCGCGACAGGGAAGCTCGTGACCACCCTGCGCCCGCCCATAGGCGAGGGGAACGAGGGGAAGATATATGCCGTCGCCATCACGCCCGACGGCAGCACGATCGCATGCACGGGCTGGACGGGCTGGGACTGGAACAGGAACGCGTCGATCTATTTTTTCAACACGCAGTCCGGCGCGCTCCTTCATAAGCTGGACGGATTCCCCGGGGTGATTTTCAATCTGGTCTATTCCAGGGACGGAAGCCATCTGGCCGTATGCCTGGAGGGCAGCTACGGGATGCGCGTCTACCGCACCGCGGGTTTTGAGCTCGTGGGAAGCGACAGCGGGTACGGGGCGCAGTCCAACGGCGGGGATTTCGACGCGCGCGGCAGGCTGGTTACGACCTCCTACGACGGGTCGCTCCGCCTCTACGACGAAAAGTTCGACTTGATAAAGAAAATCAGCACCAAGAGTTCCAAGGATCCGTCCCGTGTCGCTTTTTCCCCGGACGGCTCCCTCATCGCCGTGGGGTTCGACAGGCAGCCCAAGGTGGACGTCTATTCCGGGGAAGATCTGGAGTATCAGTACTCCCCCGACACGGAGGGCGCAAAATGGGGGCTCTTCAGCGTGGGCTGGTCGATAGACGGCGCGACGCTGTACGCGGGGGGATCGTATGACAACAACGGCGTGGTGCCGCTCTTGAAGTGGGCCTACGCGGGGAAGGGGCCAAAACAAGAGCTCGCGGCCTCCTCGGATTCCATACAGCAGATCCTTCCGCTCGCGAACGGGAACGTCCTGTTCTGCACATCCGAGCCCTCGTGGGGCGTCTTCAACCCATGGGACCAGAGGGTGATGTACGTGTCGCCGCCCATCTCCAATTTCAGGTTCAAGGATACACGCTTCTCCGTGTCGCGGGACGGATCCATGGTTCTTTTCGGCCTTACGTACAACCAGAAGGAGAAGGCGCTCTTTTCCCTCCGCGATCGGGCGCTCACGCCCGCGCCCGTCGTTATTCCGGACGACCTTGAGCGTCCGCGCGAAAGCAGCGAGTCGATAAAGATTATTAACTGGAAGCACAACCTTGCGCCCTCGGTCAACGGTGCTACCATTTCCCTTGACAGGAACGAGGCATCGAGGAGCGTCGCGGTACAGAGTGACGGCTCCGGATTTCTCCTGGGAGCGGACTGGTATCTGCGCTACTTCGATGCATCGGGAAATCCCGTCTGGAAGGTGCCCGCGCCGGGGGTGGCGTGGGACGTCAACCTCTCAGATGATGGCAGGTTTGCGATCGCCGCGTTCGGAGACGGAACAATCCGCTGGTTTCGCGTTTCGGACGGGAGCGAGCTCCTGGCCCTTTTCCCGCACAGCGACGGGCGGCGGTGGGTGGTCTGGACGCCGCGCGGGTATTTCGACGCGAGCGACAAGGGCGACGAGTTGATAGGCTGGCATATCAACCAGGGAATGGACAGGGAGGCGCTCTACTTCCCGGCCTTCGCCTTCGCCGACGAACTCCGGCGCCCGGAGATAATTGACGAGGTGCTGCGGAGCGCGGATACGGACGATACGGTGACCGCACGCCTTCAGGTCAATTACCCCGATGTAAGCGAGCTCATCCCGGGCATAATGGGCATGATCGAGAAAAACAAGGCCGCGGGTGAGAAGAACGCGGCCCAGGTCGCCAGCGTGCACCAGGTCCACGCGCGCAACAACCAGGTGATAATCGCCTCGGGGAAAATCGGCGAGAGCCTCAAGATCGGGGACAGGGTTTACGTGATGCTGGGCGACACGCGCGTTACGCTCGAGGTGATATTTCCCATGCAGACTGTGGCGAAGTGCATGGCCGTGGGCCAGGATGTCATGTACCTGCGGCTCCTGACGCCGGGGATGCCGGTCTTCAAGTGA
- a CDS encoding penicillin acylase family protein gives MKKSIFAPILILCISVSSCSLMQSSFKKSLDGPRGLVTLPGLTGEARISRDALGVPYVEAQSEDDLFCAFGYASASDRLWQMVLMKMVTQGRLSEIIGKDGIPIDVFMRSLGLKRFVEAALAEMDAPTKKVLESYARGVNAYIAAHEYLPPEFRLAGYKPEEWKPGDSFYVFAMLNLSVSFNFLEELNYLLLAGRVGYEKAAWLFPVYQDEDIPFDEAKKLDAATRKELIALNGEWGALRERLRGFVPVGIPASNNWALSGKRTKSGKSIVANDTHLELTMPNAWMMAHLKCPTYEAAGVMVPGIPIVNLGFNGRVAWGATMVMADSQDIFVEKLKKEGDRTLYLYKGEWLPVEERVERIMTGKDEWVDVRIQGTVHGPLLNDALAQMPFPPVMPIQPVPMVARYGLALSWACEEGARTFGGFYRLGKVANAAEARLAIADIKCIYLNFVYGDRDTVAWQVSGKYPIRKKGRGLLPSPGWDGEYDWTGFEPFEKHPFSTNPAEGFIATANHRTVEKNFPVTLTSSWYNPDRGERLNDVLSKMKDAGTEDMFALQFDRYSNMAKKIQGLLHNSPASPGIRRAIEDLKDAKTKARALEALTMFAPGAFDCVMDPGSAHAAVMGAFMHEATRAIFLDELGPDDAAGWKAFADVNISSYSAPEDHLLFRPESPFWDDIRTVEREERPEILARALGAAIALCEKKMGGDRAEWKWGSLHTYHWRHDFTKSTMFFHDYLNRGPYPAGGDVHTVNVSAFFWGKDFETIVIPAMRLVVDFGLEEPAFLVTVPGQSGNPSSEHYADMLPLYLEGKNHPLPFGSERVKAQYGTTLILRPGPAAAFKYSGER, from the coding sequence ATGAAAAAAAGTATATTCGCGCCGATACTCATTCTCTGCATATCGGTATCCTCCTGCTCCCTCATGCAATCGAGTTTCAAGAAATCGCTCGACGGGCCCCGGGGCTTGGTGACCCTCCCTGGTCTCACGGGCGAGGCGCGCATCAGCCGGGACGCCTTGGGCGTGCCCTACGTCGAGGCGCAGAGCGAGGACGACCTGTTCTGCGCCTTCGGGTATGCAAGCGCATCGGACCGCCTGTGGCAGATGGTCCTCATGAAGATGGTCACCCAGGGACGGCTTTCGGAAATAATCGGGAAGGACGGCATTCCCATAGACGTCTTCATGCGCTCACTGGGCCTGAAGCGCTTCGTGGAAGCGGCCCTGGCCGAGATGGATGCCCCGACGAAAAAGGTGCTCGAGAGTTACGCGCGCGGGGTGAACGCGTACATCGCGGCGCATGAATATCTGCCCCCCGAATTCAGGCTCGCCGGCTACAAGCCCGAAGAATGGAAACCCGGGGATTCCTTCTACGTCTTCGCGATGCTGAACCTGAGCGTCTCGTTCAATTTCCTCGAGGAGCTGAACTACCTCCTGCTCGCGGGGCGGGTGGGGTACGAGAAGGCGGCGTGGCTCTTCCCGGTGTACCAAGACGAGGACATCCCCTTCGACGAGGCGAAAAAACTGGACGCGGCGACCCGGAAGGAGCTCATTGCCCTGAACGGCGAATGGGGCGCGCTGCGCGAAAGGCTGCGCGGCTTCGTCCCCGTGGGCATCCCCGCCTCAAACAACTGGGCGCTCTCCGGGAAAAGGACGAAGAGCGGGAAATCGATCGTTGCGAACGACACACACCTGGAGCTCACCATGCCCAACGCGTGGATGATGGCGCACCTGAAATGTCCCACGTACGAGGCGGCCGGCGTCATGGTCCCGGGAATTCCCATCGTGAACCTGGGCTTTAACGGCAGGGTCGCGTGGGGCGCGACGATGGTGATGGCGGACAGCCAGGATATATTCGTCGAGAAACTGAAAAAGGAAGGAGACCGCACCCTATACCTGTACAAGGGCGAATGGCTCCCGGTCGAGGAGCGGGTAGAGAGGATCATGACGGGCAAGGACGAGTGGGTTGACGTGCGCATCCAGGGCACGGTGCATGGCCCGCTCCTGAACGACGCCCTCGCGCAGATGCCCTTCCCGCCGGTCATGCCCATCCAGCCCGTGCCCATGGTGGCCCGCTACGGCCTCGCCCTGTCCTGGGCATGCGAGGAGGGAGCCCGCACCTTTGGCGGTTTTTATCGCCTGGGGAAGGTCGCGAACGCGGCGGAGGCAAGGCTGGCTATCGCCGATATTAAATGCATATATCTGAACTTTGTATACGGGGATCGGGACACGGTTGCGTGGCAGGTTTCCGGAAAATACCCGATCCGTAAAAAGGGCAGGGGCCTCCTCCCGTCTCCCGGCTGGGACGGTGAATACGACTGGACCGGGTTCGAACCATTCGAGAAACATCCGTTTTCCACCAACCCGGCCGAGGGATTCATCGCCACGGCGAACCACCGCACCGTGGAAAAAAATTTCCCGGTCACGCTCACCTCGAGTTGGTACAACCCGGACCGGGGGGAGCGGCTGAACGACGTTCTTTCGAAGATGAAGGATGCGGGCACGGAAGATATGTTCGCCCTGCAGTTCGACCGCTATTCGAACATGGCGAAAAAGATCCAGGGGCTCCTGCACAATTCCCCGGCGTCCCCCGGGATTCGCCGCGCTATCGAGGATTTAAAAGACGCGAAGACGAAGGCGCGCGCGCTCGAGGCGCTCACGATGTTCGCGCCGGGCGCGTTCGACTGCGTCATGGACCCGGGGTCGGCGCACGCGGCGGTGATGGGCGCCTTCATGCACGAGGCGACCAGGGCGATTTTCCTGGACGAGCTTGGTCCCGACGACGCGGCCGGCTGGAAGGCCTTCGCGGACGTGAACATCTCGTCGTATTCGGCCCCGGAGGACCACCTGCTCTTCAGGCCTGAGTCCCCCTTCTGGGACGATATCCGTACCGTCGAGCGCGAGGAAAGGCCCGAGATACTGGCGCGCGCCCTAGGGGCGGCGATTGCGCTCTGCGAGAAAAAGATGGGCGGCGACCGGGCGGAATGGAAATGGGGTTCGCTCCACACCTACCACTGGAGGCACGATTTCACGAAATCCACAATGTTCTTCCACGATTACCTGAACAGGGGCCCGTACCCGGCGGGGGGTGACGTGCACACCGTAAATGTATCGGCCTTTTTCTGGGGGAAGGATTTCGAGACGATCGTCATCCCGGCCATGCGGCTCGTGGTCGACTTTGGCCTGGAGGAGCCTGCATTCCTTGTCACGGTGCCGGGCCAGTCCGGGAACCCGTCGAGCGAACATTATGCCGATATGCTCCCCCTGTACCTTGAGGGGAAGAATCATCCCCTTCCTTTCGGAAGCGAGCGGGTAAAGGCGCAGTACGGAACTACACTCATCCTGAGGCCCGGTCCGGCCGCGGCATTCAAATATTCCGGGGAACGGTAA
- a CDS encoding ACT domain-containing protein, with translation MPHQVSVFAENRPGKIERITGALAKKGINIRAITISDSGDYGIIKLLLDRPEDGVECLKGEGIAATLKDIVAIRVKDKPGGLFEAAAFLRNLDVNVEDAYGFMVKSHEDAVFVFQVENAKATEKLMSESGFTVLTDKELYLL, from the coding sequence ATGCCGCACCAGGTATCGGTATTTGCAGAAAACAGGCCGGGGAAGATCGAGCGCATCACGGGGGCGCTCGCCAAAAAGGGCATCAATATCCGCGCGATCACCATCTCCGATTCGGGGGATTACGGCATCATCAAGCTCCTGCTCGACAGGCCCGAGGATGGGGTCGAGTGCCTCAAGGGGGAGGGAATCGCCGCCACCCTCAAGGATATCGTCGCCATCCGCGTCAAGGACAAGCCGGGGGGACTCTTCGAGGCGGCGGCATTTTTGAGGAACCTGGACGTGAACGTGGAGGACGCCTACGGCTTCATGGTGAAAAGCCACGAGGACGCGGTGTTTGTCTTCCAGGTGGAAAACGCGAAGGCGACCGAAAAACTCATGAGCGAGTCAGGCTTCACCGTGCTTACCGATAAAGAGCTCTATCTCCTGTGA